GCTACAACATCGGCGCGGCGTGGTGACGGTGCACCTGGCCGGGGACCAGGCGTACGACCTGGCGCTGCGTGCGTCGCACGAGACGATGGACCCGTGGCCGGTGGCGGTGAAAGCCTGCGCGGCCGGTGATGTGACGGTGAGGGTGGCCGTTACTGGACGGGGGTGCCGCCGCGCCAGACTCTTCTGGGCTTCAGGCCGAAGCCCCAGGCGAAGGCGCCTTCGTGGTCGGCGTCCCACTGGACGATGTCGGCGAGGCGGCCGGGGGCGAGGACGCCGCGGTCGGGGGTGCCGAGGACGGTGGCGCCGCCGAGGGTGGCGGCTCGCAGTGCGTCGCCGACGCTGATGCCGAAGGCGGCTACGGCGAGGCTGATGACCAGGGACATCGAGGTGATGCCGCAGTGGCCGGGGTTGTGGTCGCTGCCGAGGGCCACGGTGACGCCTTGTGCGAGCATGCGGCGGACCGGGGGGAGGGTCTGCTGCTGGAGCGCGGTGCCGGGGCAGACGACGGCGGGGACGCCGTAGCGGGACAGCAGCGCGATGTCCTCCTCGGCGGTGTGGTGGAGGAGGTCGGCGGAGGCGCAGCCGAGCTCGGCGGCGAGCTGGACGGCGCCGCGGCGCTTGTAGGCGCCGGCGTGAACGCGCGGGAGCAGGCCGACGTTGCGGCCGCAGGTGAGGACGTAACGGGCTTCGTCGGGGGTGAAGTGGCCGTCGTCACAGTAGACGTCCACGCTGTCGGCGCCTGCCGCGGCGGCGTCGGCGCACCAGGCGCCGACGGCCTCGACGTAGTCGCGCTGCCGGCCGAAGTACTCAGGTGGGACGAGGTGGGCCGCGAGGAAGGTGACGTGCACCCGCGGCATCATCGGTTCCTTCTCGAGCTCGCGCAGCAGGCGGACGTCGGCCAGCTCGCCGTCGCGGGTGAGGTGGTAGCCGGTCTTGGCCTCGACGGTGGTGGTGCCGTTGAGCAGCCAGTCGCGCAGGCGCTCGCGGACGCCGTTGCACAGGGTCCACGGATCGGTGCCCCGGGTCACGGTCACGGTGGAGCCGATGCCGCCGCCCGCGGCGGTGATGGCGCTCGGCGACGAGCCGCCGGAACGCATGGCGAGCTCGGCGTAGCGGTTGCCGGCGTACACCGGGTGGGTGTGCGCGTCGATGAGACCGGGGGTGACGAGGGATCCGCCGAGGTTCTCGACGTGGTCGACGTCCACGATGTCGTCGACGACGCCTGGCACGCTCTGCGGCAGGTCGGCGGCACGGCCGACCCACGCGATGCGGTCGTTGTGCACCAGGATGGCGGCGTTGCTGCAGACGTCGTTGCCCGTCCAGAGCCTGCCGATGTTGGTCAGCAGCCGTACCGTCATGGCATCACCACCCCGCCGGGGACCTCGGCGACGTGCCGGCATGCCTTCGGAGCCCAGCTCACGATGGGCACCACGCCCGCCGGGTCCGCCAGGTTTCCGGACGTCATTGGGGGGTCTCCTGATCTCATCCGCACTGACGTGCGATGACGGCACCGCCCGGATCATGGCCGGGCGATTCAGTTCAGTTACGTTATTTCACAGGTCGGCTCGGTGTACAGGGTTATTGAGAAGAACACCGGTTCGTCTCCCCTGTCCTCGACGGGACCACCAGCACCCCGCCATGACGAAACTCCGCTCCCCAGCGACCACCGGCGTCGATCGCGCCCCTGCCGTAGCAGCAGTCACAAGCGTCGTCATGCGAAACCAGCGCCAGAATGTCTTGGTTAGGGTTTCCATATCGTAGCAATAACAGAGGCGCACCGGCCACAGCGCTTTTCCAGGGCCTCTGCGAGCTTTACCGCATATGTCAGGCTTTGCGGCGTTTCATCCTCTTCGTCACGCTACGGAAGGACGGACCCGCTTGCGCAGTGAAATGATCTTACTCCGTCACCGTGTAGCCTGCGTCGAGAGCGTGTTCTACTCGACGACCAATAGGCGGGCCCGGGAGTTGCCTTGACCGTGCAGGACCATACCAGCAGGAGCCACGTCCAGGAGCTGATGCGCGACCGGGAGGACCAGATCCTCCAGCGCTGGGTCGAGATCTCCACCCAGCCGCTGCGCGGCCGCATCAGTGACATCGACGCGCGCAAGGAGCTCCAGGAGATCTACCGCGCCTTCCTGCGGTCGTTCTCCGACACCGACGGCGCCTCCGAGTTGCACGGGCTCCTTTCCGACCTGTCACGTACCCGTGCGCGCCAGGGTTTCACACCGAGGGAGACCGCGGTCACGGTCTTCGGGCTGAAGGAAGCGGTCTACGAGTCGGTGGAGGCCCATGGCGGCGAGGAGGCCCTGCGTGGTTTCGTCTGGCTGTCGCGCTCCATCGACGACCTCGGGTTGCTGACGTTCGAGACCTACGCCGCCGCGCGCGAGAAGATCATCACCGATCAGGCCGAAGAGCTGCTGGAGTTGTCCACCCCGGTGGTGAAACTGTGGGAGGGCATCGTCGGCGTGCCGCTCATCGGCACGCTGGACTCGGCGCGCACCCAGGTCGTCATGGAGAAGCTGCTGCAGACGCTGGTGGACACCGGTTCGGAGTACGCGGTGATCGACATCACCGGCGTGCCGGCCGTGGACACCGAGGTGGCCCAGCACCTCCTCAAAACCGTGATGGCGGCCCGGCTGATGGGTGCCAACTGCGTCATCTCCGGCATACGTCCGCAGATCGCGCACACCATCGTCACCCTCGGCATCGAGTTCGGCGACATCGTCACCAAGGCCTCGCTCGCGGACGCCTTGGCGTACGTGCTGCGGCAGAGCGGCGTCCAGATCACCTCCAAGGTCAAGTCCCGGATCGCGGTGCGGACCGAGGAGGCCTGATGGACCGCGTCCCCATCCTCAAGATCGGCGACATCCTGCTCGTCTCCATCCAGGGCGACCTCGACGATCACACGGTGCTGACCCTGCAAGAGGACATCGCGGACAAGGTGGTCAGCACCGGCGCGATCGGCCTGATCATCGACATCACCGCAGTGGAGATCGTCGACTCGTTCGTGGGCCGCATGCTGTCGACCATCGCCGGCATGGCGCGCATGCTCGACGCCGACACCATTGTCGTCGGCATGCGACCGGCGGTCGCGATCACACTGGTCGAACTGGGCCTGACCCTCGGCGGCCTGCGCACGGCGCTCGACCTGGAGAAAGGCATCGCCATGCTGAACCAGGGCGCCGCCACCCCTGCGGATGATCTGTCAGCGGTCGGTCCGTGAGCGTCCCTTCCGCGACCGGGACCGTCCTGGAACTCGCCATCAGTTCCAACGACGACGTGGTGATCGTGCGGCAGCGGGTCCGGGCCAGTGCCATCGAGCTCGGGCTGTCCCTCGTGGACCAGACCAAGGTGGTCACCGCGGCGAGCGAGCTCGCCAGGAACACCCTGGTGCACGCGGGAGGCGGCCGCGCACGCATCGAGGTCCTCCAGCAGCCCGGCGGCCGCAAGGGCCTGCGCCTGACGTTCAGCGACGACGGGCCCGGCATCCCCGACATCCGGCTGGCGCTGACCGACGGGTGGACCAGCGGCAGCGGTCTCGGCCTCGGCCTGAGCGGCAGCAAACGGCTCGTCGACGAGTTCGACCTGGACTCCGAGCCCGGCCGGGGAACGGTCGTGACGGTGACGAAGTGGACGCGCTGATCCCGAGGCAGGACCAGTGGCTGAGGATGGAGGACGCGAGCGCCATCGGCGCCGCCCGCCGGATCGCCACCGCGCTCGCCTCCGCGGGAGGCTTCGACGACGAGCGGACCGGCCGGGTCGGTGTCGCGGTCAGTGAGGCGGCCTCCAACCTCGTCAAGCACGCCGACGCCGGGACCATGCTGATCCGGCCGCACCCCGAGGCCGCGACCACCATCGAGATCGTCTGCGTGGACGAGGGCCCCGGCATGGCCGACATCGTCGCCAGGACGCGGGACGGCTACTCCACCGCCGGCACCCTCGGCATCGGCCTCGGCGCCATCTCGAGGCTGACCGACGCCTGGGACGTCGACTCGCGTCCCGGCCGCGGCACGGTGCTCAGCATGAGCTTCCACAAGCCGGGAAGCGCCGCCGCCGGCACGCGCGAGTGCGGGCTGTACCGGCCGGTCGGCGACGAGGTCGCCTGCGGCGACGCGTTCGCGGTGCGTGACGCGGGGGACACGATGACCGCCATCGTGTGCGACGGCCTCGGTCACGGCATCGCCGCCGCGGCGGCGTCCGCCGAGGCGGTGCGCGTCTTCCGCTCCTTCCCCGACGTCTCCCCCGGCACGGTCGTCACGCGGGTGCACGAGGCGCTCGGCGGCACGAGAGGCGGAGCGGTGGCCGTCGTCCGCGTCGATCGGGTGAGCCGTAAAGCCGTGTACGCCGGAGTCGGCAACATCTCGGGGTGGATCGTGCGTGCCGACGGCAGGCAGGGCATGGTGTCGGTCCCCGGCATCGCGGGCCATCGCGCGCGCGGCGTACGCGAGGCGACCTACGAGCTTCCCGAGCACGGCGTCGTGGTGATGCACTCCGACGGCCTGACCGACCGCTGGTCCCTGCAGTCCTACCCCGGCCTGCTGACGCATACCGCGCCGGTGCTCGCCGGCACGCTCCTGCGCGACTGGGCCGTGCGCCGCGACGACGCGTGCGTGCTGGTGATCCGGGCGGAGCGATGAGCGGGGACGGCGGTGGCGATGGCCGGTGAGCTGCTGACCACGGTGGTCCACGACGACCGCGACGTCTTCACCGTGCGCCAGATCGGCCGCGAGGTGGCCGAGGCCGTCGGACTGGACGATCTGGACCGCATCAGGGTCGGCACCGCGCTCAGCGAGGTGGGCCGTGAGCTCGTCGCCGGTTCCCGGGACGCGCACATCGCGTTCCGCGTGGAATCCGCCGTGCTGATCGTGGAGATCACCTATACGGCCGGCCGGCAGAGCATCCCACCGGCCGGGGTCATGCTGGCGAGCCGGTTGATGGACGATGTCAGGCATGACACCGGGGTGCGCACCATCACGATGACCAAGAGGATCGCGAACGGCCGCGCGCCGGGTGATGAGGTGCTCGGCGAGCTGAGGGCCCGCATGACCGATTCGGCCCCCACCGGCGTGCTCGACGAGCTGCGGCAGCAGAACCGCGAGCTCGCGGCGGCGCTTGATGACGCGCAGGCCCAGCGCGA
The window above is part of the Sphaerisporangium rubeum genome. Proteins encoded here:
- a CDS encoding anti-sigma regulatory factor — its product is MSVPSATGTVLELAISSNDDVVIVRQRVRASAIELGLSLVDQTKVVTAASELARNTLVHAGGGRARIEVLQQPGGRKGLRLTFSDDGPGIPDIRLALTDGWTSGSGLGLGLSGSKRLVDEFDLDSEPGRGTVVTVTKWTR
- a CDS encoding ATP-binding protein, whose translation is MDALIPRQDQWLRMEDASAIGAARRIATALASAGGFDDERTGRVGVAVSEAASNLVKHADAGTMLIRPHPEAATTIEIVCVDEGPGMADIVARTRDGYSTAGTLGIGLGAISRLTDAWDVDSRPGRGTVLSMSFHKPGSAAAGTRECGLYRPVGDEVACGDAFAVRDAGDTMTAIVCDGLGHGIAAAAASAEAVRVFRSFPDVSPGTVVTRVHEALGGTRGGAVAVVRVDRVSRKAVYAGVGNISGWIVRADGRQGMVSVPGIAGHRARGVREATYELPEHGVVVMHSDGLTDRWSLQSYPGLLTHTAPVLAGTLLRDWAVRRDDACVLVIRAER
- a CDS encoding STAS domain-containing protein gives rise to the protein MQDHTSRSHVQELMRDREDQILQRWVEISTQPLRGRISDIDARKELQEIYRAFLRSFSDTDGASELHGLLSDLSRTRARQGFTPRETAVTVFGLKEAVYESVEAHGGEEALRGFVWLSRSIDDLGLLTFETYAAAREKIITDQAEELLELSTPVVKLWEGIVGVPLIGTLDSARTQVVMEKLLQTLVDTGSEYAVIDITGVPAVDTEVAQHLLKTVMAARLMGANCVISGIRPQIAHTIVTLGIEFGDIVTKASLADALAYVLRQSGVQITSKVKSRIAVRTEEA
- a CDS encoding STAS domain-containing protein, with the protein product MDRVPILKIGDILLVSIQGDLDDHTVLTLQEDIADKVVSTGAIGLIIDITAVEIVDSFVGRMLSTIAGMARMLDADTIVVGMRPAVAITLVELGLTLGGLRTALDLEKGIAMLNQGAATPADDLSAVGP
- a CDS encoding amidohydrolase family protein, with amino-acid sequence MTVRLLTNIGRLWTGNDVCSNAAILVHNDRIAWVGRAADLPQSVPGVVDDIVDVDHVENLGGSLVTPGLIDAHTHPVYAGNRYAELAMRSGGSSPSAITAAGGGIGSTVTVTRGTDPWTLCNGVRERLRDWLLNGTTTVEAKTGYHLTRDGELADVRLLRELEKEPMMPRVHVTFLAAHLVPPEYFGRQRDYVEAVGAWCADAAAAGADSVDVYCDDGHFTPDEARYVLTCGRNVGLLPRVHAGAYKRRGAVQLAAELGCASADLLHHTAEEDIALLSRYGVPAVVCPGTALQQQTLPPVRRMLAQGVTVALGSDHNPGHCGITSMSLVISLAVAAFGISVGDALRAATLGGATVLGTPDRGVLAPGRLADIVQWDADHEGAFAWGFGLKPRRVWRGGTPVQ